In Sphingobacteriaceae bacterium, the following proteins share a genomic window:
- a CDS encoding transporter encodes MIRNSFVSLLLSLLFFSPALAQKQTLTLKDALQKGLENYGSVKAKENYAQASKASVQQSKRDYLPNLVLSAQQDYGTINGQNGPLYGFGGFGVASSGLPLATQNWNAAYGALYLANVNWEFFTFGRTRQRIKISEEALRRDENDLAQEQFQHQVRVASAYLNLIAAQRITRSQQKNLERAIVFKNNAVTRAKNGLIAGVDSSLAAAEVSSARIALTRAKDAEQEQAGRLAVLTGLTFSDFVLDTNLVSRVPSGAAASGSKQHPVLNFYQSRIDLGNTQASYYRRFYFPTFSLFGVVQERGSGFEAGYTTNQTAFTKDYASGVKPVRGNYLLGVGLNWNLTTIVRNSAQVKSQKFMVEALQNEYDLANQQLKMQDALSDAKMKNALDNYAEAPVQVKAASDAYLQKTTLYKNGLATMVEVTQTLYTLNRAETDRDIAFTNVWQALVLKAAATGDITLLTNELH; translated from the coding sequence ATGATCAGAAACAGTTTTGTTTCCTTACTCTTAAGCCTCTTGTTTTTTTCTCCTGCCCTGGCCCAGAAACAAACGCTTACATTAAAAGACGCTTTACAAAAAGGACTTGAAAATTACGGAAGCGTAAAAGCAAAAGAAAATTACGCACAGGCGTCAAAAGCTTCCGTGCAACAAAGTAAAAGAGATTACCTTCCAAACCTTGTTCTCTCTGCACAACAAGATTACGGAACTATCAATGGTCAAAACGGTCCGCTCTATGGTTTTGGCGGTTTTGGCGTTGCCTCATCAGGGCTTCCACTCGCCACTCAAAACTGGAATGCCGCATATGGTGCGCTTTATCTTGCCAACGTTAACTGGGAATTTTTCACTTTCGGAAGAACACGTCAAAGGATTAAAATTTCTGAAGAAGCTTTAAGACGCGATGAGAACGACCTTGCGCAAGAACAATTTCAGCACCAGGTGCGGGTAGCTTCAGCTTATTTGAATTTAATAGCCGCCCAAAGAATCACCCGCTCGCAGCAAAAAAATTTAGAACGCGCCATAGTCTTTAAAAACAATGCCGTAACCCGCGCCAAAAACGGATTGATTGCAGGTGTAGACTCTTCTTTAGCGGCCGCAGAAGTTTCAAGTGCAAGAATAGCGTTAACCCGCGCTAAAGATGCTGAACAAGAACAAGCGGGCAGACTCGCTGTATTAACCGGACTGACATTTTCGGATTTTGTTTTGGATACCAATCTTGTAAGCCGCGTGCCGTCGGGTGCTGCAGCTTCGGGCTCAAAACAGCATCCTGTTTTAAATTTTTATCAAAGTCGTATTGACCTGGGAAACACACAAGCCAGCTATTACCGCAGGTTTTATTTTCCAACATTTTCTTTATTCGGCGTTGTTCAAGAGAGAGGTTCAGGCTTCGAAGCAGGATATACCACCAATCAAACTGCTTTTACCAAAGACTATGCCAGCGGTGTAAAACCTGTGCGTGGAAATTATTTATTAGGAGTTGGCCTCAACTGGAACCTGACCACTATTGTTCGCAACAGCGCGCAGGTAAAATCTCAAAAATTTATGGTCGAAGCTTTACAAAACGAATACGATTTAGCCAATCAACAATTAAAAATGCAGGACGCTTTGTCAGATGCAAAAATGAAGAACGCGCTCGACAATTACGCAGAAGCACCTGTGCAAGTAAAAGCTGCGTCGGATGCTTATCTCCAGAAAACAACTTTATATAAAAACGGATTAGCAACCATGGTAGAAGTCACTCAAACACTTTACACACTTAACCGCGCCGAAACCGACCGCGACATAGCTTTTACAAATGTCTGGCAGGCTTTGGTATTAAAGGCTGCTGCTACCGGAGACATTACATTATTAACTAACGAACTACATTAA